The segment CGTAGGAGACCGATCCGTCACTGCGTGTGGCGATCACCAGGGTTGGCTGGCGCAGCTGGGCGGCCTGGGCGGCCAGCCGACCGCTGCGGTCGTGTGCGGCCATGGTGCGCAGGTCATTGCTGAATCCCGCGCCCGAGCGCATGTGACCGAACAGGTCCAGTAGCGTCGCGCGCTGCGCGGTGCTGAGGTCGGCCAGCAGCTCGGTGACCGGGCGGGACGTCAGGTCTGGTAGCAGCAATCGCAGGGCCAGGCCGGGAGCGCGGCGGGTCATGGCGTGAATCAGCGCCCAGGTCACCGGTTCGGTGCGCCGGTTGAAGACCACGCTGCCGCCCACGCGGGTGCGGCGGTCGGGCCAGGGCGCCAGCCCGACGGCGCTCTGCAGGATGAGGCGTTGCACCGTATCGGGGTGACGCGCTGCCAGCGCCACCGCGGTCGGTCCGCCCGCCGACTGGCCCACGACACTGGCGACGGGGCCAAGACCGAGCGCGCCGCACAGCTCGGTGAGCACATCGGCGAACCGGTCGGGTGAGGTACCGGTCGTCAGCGGAGTACGGCCATAGCCGGGGCGCGATGGAGCCAGGACCGTGTAGCCGGCGTCGGCGAACACCTCCTCCCCCAGCGGGAGCCCGGCGCGCATGTGACCGCCGTGAAGCATGAGCACTGCGCCCGGACCACGCTTGTCCAACCGGTACTCCACCGGCCCGGCAGAAAGCTCGATCACCCGTGTTGCGCACTCCACCTCGGGCCTCCCTCGGAGCCGCCCATCCCGGTCCAGCCCATGGTCCGTGAACGAGATGCGATGTGCCACCGTGCTGATGGTGCCCGAGCGCCCCATGCGCGGCTCGGCCACTGTGCCGGCCGACGGCCTCGACCCGTCCACGAAGCCGTCGGCGGCATACCGTCCGGGCCGGGTCGTCAGTTGCTGGTCCACTGGGACCAGGACATGTTCCAGCCGTTCCAGCCGTTGTCCGGGGCGATGGTCTTGTCGGGTGAGTGGACGACCTGGACGACGTCGCCGATGAGGGAGTGGTTGTAGAACCAGGCCGCCGGGGTGGAGGGGTCGCCGCCGCCCTTGACGTCGTGGAGGCCTACGCAGCCGTGGCTGGTGTTCTGACTGCCGAAGACGGAGACCGGGCGCCAGTAGTTGCCGTGGGTGTAGGTGCCGGAGGTGGACAGCCGCATGCCGTGGGGCACGTCCTTGATGCGGTAGTCGTTGCCCAGACCCACGGTGCGTGAATCCATGTCCACCACCTGCTGCTTCTCCATGATCACCATCTTGCCGTTGTACGTGGTGTGCTGCGCGTCGCCCAGGCTCGCCGGGAGCGTCTTGTACAGGGCGCCGTCGCGGTAGATCTTCAGCGTGTGGGCGGTGTTGTCGGCGACGGAGGTCTGCGAGCGGCCGATGGTGAAGGACACGTCCTTGTACTGCTTCCCGTACACCCCGGACGCGGTCTTCACTCCGTCCAGCTTCAGGTGCAACGTCACCTTGGTGCCCGGCTTCCAGTAGTCCTTCGGCCGGAAGTCCAGGCGCTGGTTGCCGAACCAGTGGCCACGTACCTCCACCTGCGAGTCGGTGGTTACGGTCACGGCCTTGGCCACGGCCGCCTGGTCGGTCACGGGCTTGGTGAAGGTCAGCGACACCTCCATGCCGACCCCGTACGTCGCGCCCGGGTCGACGTTGAACACGCCGTAGGCGAGGGCGCTCGCGGCCGGGGTGAGCGTGGTGAAGGTGGAACTGCGCACCGAGGTACGTCCGGCGGTGTCGGTCGCCGTGGTGGCGACGGTGTAGCGCGTGCCGGTACGCAGGGCTCCGGACGGCACCCAGCTCCGGCCGTCGGCGGATATCGCCCCGTCGGCCGCGGCGCCGTCGGAGGAGGTGACGGCGACCTTGGTCAGCTTGCCCTTGGCGACCGACACCTTCACGGCGCCGGTGGTGTCGACACCGGTGGCGCCGTTCTTCGGCAGGACGCTGACCACCGCCTGCGAGGCCGTCGGCGCGGCAGAACCACCGCCACCCCCGTTGGGCTGGGCTCCGGCGCTGCCGCTGCACGCGCTCGCCCCCAGCAGGACCGCGCCGAGCCCGAGCGCGAGCCGGCCCTTCTTCACGACGTTCGTCGCACGTACCGTGATCAATTCGAGTCTCCCCACCCCTGATCCCACTGCTGATAGGAGAACGCGTTGACCCGGGCACTCGGTTGCCCCTGTTGCGAAGCTGATACGACCGCCCGCCGAACGAGGCGGCCTCGTCCTGCCTGCCGAGGAGCGGGTCTCCCGACGGGGGACCGAGGCGTTGTCCAGGTACGGCCAGGTGGCCAACGCTGAGGCCGGCGATGCCGTCAGTGCTTCAGCGCGACTTTGGCGGCCACGATGATCAGTCCGAAAGCCAGGTTGACCACGCCCTCAGCGATCACCGAGCGGCGGGAGGCACCGGCGCGGGCAGCACCGAGGCACGCCCATCCGACCTGCTGGACCACGGCGATCCCCAGAGCGAGCCACAGGGCCGCGCCTACGCTCAGCCCCAGCAAAGGGCTGATGGCCACGGCAGTAGCGGGAAGGACGGCGGCTTCGACGATGGACCACTCATGCACGCCGATCCGGCGGATCTCCCGCCAGGACCAGGACTGGCCGACCAGTCGTTCCCCCGCAAGATGTGCGTAGACGTGCGTGGCCCAGAAGACCAGACCGGTGACGATCAGCAACAGCACGAGTTGGAGTCGCGGGTACTCGCCGGCGGTTCCGGCGGTGGCCACCACGGAGGCGGCAAGGAGCGAACCGTAAATGGCGCCGGCGTAGTCGGTCCGGCGTCTTTCCGGCGGGCCGGTGTTGCCCGCACGCTCGGGCGGAACGATGGGGCGACTCACCATCCAAAGATATGGGCCGGGCCCCCGCCGCGCCCTCCGAGGACGTCCTGGCGTCCCGGTCGTGGTGCCGCGCCGCCGCGCTTTGTCAGCTGATGGTGACGACGCGGGCCCAGGGCGGCGGGGTGTCCGGGGCGTAGTCGGGGTTCTGCTCGTTCACCGCGCTCGCTGGGCGGGGGAAGAGACCGACGACGGTGCGGCAGGGGGGTTGTGCGGAGGGCCAGGGTGTCTGGCCGTCTGTCAGGGCGACGATTACGTCGGGGCGGGGCCGGGAGCGGAGCGCGCGGGCGAAGCCGGAGCGGAGATCGGTTCCTCCGCCGCCGATCAGTTCGATGTTCTCGGCGCGGCAGAGCGGGACGGCGATACCGGCGGCCGCGTCGCAGGAGATCACCGAGACGAGGTCGCGCCGCCCGCCCGCCGCTCGGGAGATCGCCGCCACCTCCAGGAGCGCGCTGCCCAGCTCGGCGTCGCTCACCGAGCCCGAGGTGTCGATGACGACGCAGACCCGGGGCGGCGTACGGCGCAGGCTCGGCAGCAGCACCCCGGGAACAGCGGCGGATCGGCGGGACGGACGCCGGTAGCTGTGGTCCTCGCCCGCTCCTGACGCACTCGCCGCAGAGCGGACCGCCGCGCCCAGCAACTGGCGCCACGGCTGCGGTGGATGGAATGCCTCGTCCGCCCACCGGCGCCATCCCTCCGGAGCCTCGCCGGGCCGGCCCTTGATTCCCTCGGCGACCCGGAAGCGGACTGCGTCCCGCTGCTGCTTGTTCAGCCCGTGTGCGCCGTCGGGTCCCAGTTC is part of the Streptomyces sp. NBC_01262 genome and harbors:
- a CDS encoding alpha/beta fold hydrolase → MDQQLTTRPGRYAADGFVDGSRPSAGTVAEPRMGRSGTISTVAHRISFTDHGLDRDGRLRGRPEVECATRVIELSAGPVEYRLDKRGPGAVLMLHGGHMRAGLPLGEEVFADAGYTVLAPSRPGYGRTPLTTGTSPDRFADVLTELCGALGLGPVASVVGQSAGGPTAVALAARHPDTVQRLILQSAVGLAPWPDRRTRVGGSVVFNRRTEPVTWALIHAMTRRAPGLALRLLLPDLTSRPVTELLADLSTAQRATLLDLFGHMRSGAGFSNDLRTMAAHDRSGRLAAQAAQLRQPTLVIATRSDGSVSYAHAESLAETIPNARLVTSNAPSHMIWIGDDYPAIAATITGFLTEDTP
- a CDS encoding L,D-transpeptidase, which codes for MITVRATNVVKKGRLALGLGAVLLGASACSGSAGAQPNGGGGGSAAPTASQAVVSVLPKNGATGVDTTGAVKVSVAKGKLTKVAVTSSDGAAADGAISADGRSWVPSGALRTGTRYTVATTATDTAGRTSVRSSTFTTLTPAASALAYGVFNVDPGATYGVGMEVSLTFTKPVTDQAAVAKAVTVTTDSQVEVRGHWFGNQRLDFRPKDYWKPGTKVTLHLKLDGVKTASGVYGKQYKDVSFTIGRSQTSVADNTAHTLKIYRDGALYKTLPASLGDAQHTTYNGKMVIMEKQQVVDMDSRTVGLGNDYRIKDVPHGMRLSTSGTYTHGNYWRPVSVFGSQNTSHGCVGLHDVKGGGDPSTPAAWFYNHSLIGDVVQVVHSPDKTIAPDNGWNGWNMSWSQWTSN
- a CDS encoding vWA domain-containing protein; protein product: MEKLLAARLHAVKVRPYLAGALFALHVVEDRSVPTMAVDAHWRCYVSPGFVAHTPVEELAGVWVHEVSHLLRDHHGRGERYAREHEEYGPGERLRRNIAADFEINDDIYGDGLPRPAGAVLPLLLRLPDGLLMEEYLRRASMSGLAADLAWLDCGSGADGHDRPWELGPDGAHGLNKQQRDAVRFRVAEGIKGRPGEAPEGWRRWADEAFHPPQPWRQLLGAAVRSAASASGAGEDHSYRRPSRRSAAVPGVLLPSLRRTPPRVCVVIDTSGSVSDAELGSALLEVAAISRAAGGRRDLVSVISCDAAAGIAVPLCRAENIELIGGGGTDLRSGFARALRSRPRPDVIVALTDGQTPWPSAQPPCRTVVGLFPRPASAVNEQNPDYAPDTPPPWARVVTIS